One genomic window of Cellulophaga sp. Hel_I_12 includes the following:
- a CDS encoding T9SS type B sorting domain-containing protein, which produces MKKLTIFIFLLASTLVFSQKEAAIWYFGENAGLDFNSGTPVALTDGALNTMEGCSTISDPDGNLLFYSDGSTVWNRNHQIMLNGTGLLGSDDSTQTAMIVPKPQDPNIYYIFTVDFESGSNGMNYSEVDITLDGGLGAITALKNINLLPSSTEKVTAVKNANGEDIWVLGHTVDTNEFKAFSITTAGVNLTPVTSPSIFSITRINHRAGAMKINPQGNIGVIAYTGFFGAGFVFDFDTTTGVVSNMVQVSDSWYLYGVEFSPSGKILYLSETESFVEIQNMYQYNLEAADIAASETIIGNGAYIGYTLQLAIDGKIYGLVSGTPFLFSIENPNVLGVGCNFIYNSVDLNGRIGMAGLPPFIQSFFRIDDITAENTCLGDTTAFTLNDTVDSVVWDFGEPISGANNTSTALTPNHVYATAGNYTVTVTATVGVEIATKSLELTIYENPIANPIATINMCTSALKYELDLSSKNSEILGLQNAGIFSVSYHNALLDAENGLNELPNEYARTSDGTTTIVYARIYNRNNPECYATTSFDITVKKAPEATTTVPNWTVCDDDTDGFYDFDLSTKSTEILNNQDASVFSISYYRNPADADTRNNAIVGLFTNTNPTEDIFYRIENSAYNECYQTGSFIVEVILGVTANTIADSAVCDDNNDGISNFNLSLNDATVLGSQSSTSFTVSYHNSQGDADVGQNALNNTDYNNTTAYNETIYVRVANNASSGCYATTTFQLSINDSPVLQTVTNWQICDNDNDGITSFDFSEKDVEILGNQSNLDFTVSYYTSQTEADTNTNPIVGLWNNTIRTQEVFYRVQSNSNTACVVTSSFQVQVFNTPITSMVTNIVACNVNQTGQDSFDLSRKDTEVLGLQNSNEFNVRYFTSEANAIANQNPINKTSYTNQQTTETIYARISNSSLESCYAITYFQLILNSLPKIDLEETYVICPDSPNLEIDGGDFESYSWKNNQNIELSTERNFSVSSLGNYELTVTETNNGITCENTTNFEVVSSGAPETISFDTNGFSDKIQIVINAEGIGDFEYSIDGITYQNTNEFEVFPGNYTIYVRDPFECRTLSETIFVLGYQKFFTPNGDGTNDFWNIIGGNEYPDSVVSIYDRYGKLVKQIPLNSQGWDGMYNGQALPASDYWFSFTYDNGKTEKGHFSLKR; this is translated from the coding sequence TTGAAAAAACTAACCATTTTCATTTTTCTATTGGCGTCCACTTTGGTTTTTAGCCAAAAAGAAGCGGCTATCTGGTATTTTGGTGAAAATGCAGGTTTAGATTTTAATAGTGGTACCCCTGTGGCATTAACCGATGGTGCTTTAAATACCATGGAAGGTTGTTCCACAATTTCAGACCCTGATGGCAATCTTCTATTTTATTCGGATGGTAGTACAGTATGGAATCGCAATCACCAAATAATGCTCAATGGTACAGGCTTATTAGGTAGTGATGATAGTACACAAACTGCAATGATTGTTCCTAAACCACAAGACCCAAATATTTATTACATTTTTACTGTGGATTTTGAATCTGGTAGCAACGGAATGAATTATTCTGAAGTAGATATAACATTGGATGGTGGATTGGGTGCTATTACGGCCTTAAAAAATATAAATTTATTGCCTTCCAGCACAGAAAAGGTTACAGCTGTTAAAAATGCAAATGGAGAAGATATTTGGGTGTTGGGGCATACTGTTGACACCAATGAATTCAAAGCCTTTTCAATTACAACTGCCGGTGTAAATTTAACTCCAGTAACAAGTCCAAGTATATTTTCGATTACAAGAATTAACCATAGAGCAGGTGCTATGAAAATTAATCCACAAGGTAATATAGGGGTTATAGCCTATACTGGTTTTTTTGGAGCAGGCTTTGTTTTTGATTTTGATACTACTACAGGAGTGGTAAGTAATATGGTTCAGGTATCCGATAGTTGGTACTTATATGGAGTAGAATTTTCACCATCAGGTAAGATTTTATACCTATCAGAAACAGAAAGTTTTGTAGAAATACAAAATATGTATCAATACAATTTGGAGGCAGCAGATATTGCTGCATCAGAAACTATTATTGGTAATGGTGCTTATATCGGTTATACCTTACAACTTGCTATAGATGGTAAAATTTATGGACTGGTGTCAGGCACACCATTCTTGTTTAGTATTGAAAACCCTAATGTGTTGGGGGTAGGCTGTAATTTTATTTACAATTCCGTCGATTTGAATGGTCGTATCGGTATGGCAGGTTTACCACCGTTTATTCAATCTTTTTTTAGAATTGATGACATTACCGCTGAAAATACTTGTTTAGGTGATACGACAGCATTTACCTTAAATGACACGGTCGACTCTGTAGTTTGGGATTTTGGTGAACCGATTTCAGGTGCAAATAATACGTCAACAGCCTTAACACCAAACCATGTTTATGCTACAGCAGGCAATTACACGGTTACAGTAACAGCAACAGTTGGCGTAGAAATCGCTACAAAGTCTTTAGAGCTCACCATTTATGAAAATCCTATAGCTAACCCGATCGCAACTATAAATATGTGTACATCAGCACTTAAATACGAACTAGATTTATCCTCCAAAAATTCAGAAATTTTAGGATTGCAAAATGCTGGTATTTTTAGTGTATCGTACCACAACGCGCTTTTAGATGCCGAAAATGGCTTAAATGAATTACCAAACGAATATGCTCGAACTAGTGATGGAACTACAACAATAGTATATGCACGAATTTACAATAGAAATAATCCAGAATGCTATGCCACCACAAGTTTTGATATCACAGTAAAAAAAGCCCCAGAAGCAACTACAACAGTACCAAATTGGACCGTCTGCGATGATGATACGGATGGTTTTTATGATTTTGATTTAAGTACTAAAAGTACTGAAATACTAAACAATCAAGATGCTTCTGTTTTTAGCATCAGTTATTACCGAAATCCAGCAGATGCAGATACTAGAAATAATGCTATTGTCGGTCTATTTACGAATACAAACCCAACAGAAGATATTTTTTACCGCATTGAAAACTCAGCCTACAATGAATGTTACCAAACAGGAAGTTTTATAGTAGAAGTCATTTTAGGAGTTACCGCAAATACGATTGCTGATAGTGCTGTTTGTGATGATAACAATGATGGAATTTCAAACTTTAACCTTTCTCTAAATGATGCTACTGTTTTAGGCAGTCAAAGTTCAACAAGCTTCACGGTAAGTTACCACAATTCCCAAGGCGATGCGGATGTAGGTCAAAACGCCTTAAACAACACTGATTATAACAATACCACTGCCTACAATGAAACTATCTATGTACGTGTGGCAAATAATGCGAGTTCAGGCTGCTACGCAACGACTACTTTTCAACTATCAATAAATGACTCGCCTGTACTTCAAACAGTAACTAATTGGCAAATTTGCGATAATGATAATGACGGGATTACAAGTTTTGATTTTAGCGAAAAAGATGTTGAAATTCTAGGCAATCAATCCAACTTAGATTTTACAGTGTCTTATTACACAAGTCAAACTGAGGCCGATACCAATACTAACCCTATTGTGGGACTATGGAACAATACCATAAGAACACAAGAGGTGTTTTACAGGGTACAAAGTAACTCAAACACGGCTTGCGTTGTCACTAGTAGTTTTCAAGTACAAGTTTTTAATACGCCCATTACGAGCATGGTTACAAATATTGTCGCTTGCAACGTTAATCAAACAGGACAAGATTCTTTTGATCTATCGCGAAAAGATACTGAAGTTTTAGGACTACAAAACTCTAATGAATTTAATGTGCGCTATTTTACGAGCGAAGCAAATGCGATAGCCAATCAAAACCCTATCAACAAAACAAGCTACACCAACCAACAAACAACAGAAACGATATATGCTAGAATTAGCAATAGCAGTTTAGAAAGCTGTTATGCCATTACTTATTTTCAATTGATCCTCAATAGTTTGCCAAAAATAGACTTAGAAGAAACCTATGTCATTTGTCCCGATAGTCCAAATTTAGAAATTGATGGAGGCGATTTTGAAAGTTATTCGTGGAAAAACAATCAAAATATAGAACTTAGTACCGAAAGAAACTTCAGCGTTTCAAGTTTAGGAAACTATGAACTTACTGTGACCGAAACGAATAACGGCATAACTTGTGAAAACACCACGAATTTTGAAGTAGTTTCCTCAGGAGCACCAGAAACCATAAGTTTCGACACCAATGGATTTTCTGATAAAATACAAATAGTAATAAATGCAGAAGGAATAGGCGATTTTGAATATTCCATTGATGGGATTACCTATCAAAATACAAATGAATTTGAGGTTTTTCCCGGTAATTATACAATTTATGTGAGAGACCCTTTTGAATGTAGAACACTATCAGAAACTATATTCGTTTTAGGCTATCAAAAGTTCTTCACACCCAACGGAGACGGCACTAACGATTTCTGGAATATTATCGGCGGTAATGAATATCCTGACTCTGTAGTGAGTATTTACGACCGCTATGGAAAGTTAGTAAAACAAATACCGTTAAATAGTCAAGGCTGGGATGGGATGTATAACGGCCAAGCCTTACCTGCATCTGATTATTGGTTTAGCTTTACGTATGATAATGGTAAAACTGAAAAAGGGCATTTTTCGTTGAAGCGGTAA
- a CDS encoding DUF6443 domain-containing protein, with product MDFKHLSKTLTFFFILFYISQSFAQFGGPGGGGSNFSLTGSSSVNVGESHQYNITGDTYNISSANFFSDAGVITSSTPVDCIVNFTTAGSGFVSSEVQDYLGSYYLVLKNVTVQAGLDPGSITGEDTICYSGDPNNLGNVTLASGGSGGYAYQWQWSSNGTSGFTNINGATGTSYNPPSGLTSTRYYQRRVVSGSITKYTDAVKITVNGLVSSAIGNDNDRCGSGSVSLTASPGNNANTIRWYSTPTGGAPLATGLTFNTPNISTTTTYYAESYNNIAYCAAPTRHAIQAIINNSTTYYADSDGDGYGNASISQISCTQPSNYVNNNLDCNDADANIHPNTIWFADNDGDGFGNASITQTSCTQPSNYVNNNLDCNDGDANINPNTIWYADTDGDGFGNASVTQTSCTLPPNYVGNNLDCNDGNSNINPNTIWYADSDGDGFGNASITQTSCTQPSNYVNNNLDCNDGNSNINPNTIWYADSDGDGFGNASITQTSCTQTSNYVNNNLDCNDGNSNINPNTIWYADSDGDGFGNASITQTSCTPPSNYVNNSLDCNDGNANINPNTIWYADTDGDGFGNSNSTTTSCTQPASYVSNGNDYDDSTTNITNIQPQYFYQDVDGDGFGDPANGVYYSVQPIGYVLNNTDNCPDEAGTYNGCDYTPPTFSNENYVYTRSYQRAMSTDTEIAQNRDIIESIAYFDGLGRPMQSVNIKVSPTKKDIITHIGYDAYGRQVKDYLPYQTTTGAVGSYRTDVVTATNTYYQANYGTDLNASYLNPFSEKEFEPSPLNRVTKQAAPGYDWRKGGGHEIEFEYQTNTFDPNNPTNSNNDNVRLYGVTTTFSNNTYSPTLTGGSTGYYEATELYKNITKDENHSGTTKNNTTEEFTDKQGRVVLKRTYADLPGAPQAAHDTYYVYDDFGNLTYVIPPKVNTADGISATELNELCYQYKYDHRNRLVEKKIPGKGTATNWEEILYNKLDQPILTRDPNLKAQGKWLFTKYDAFGRVAYTGLVSIPASTTRTTLQTAANAITTPNWVVQATSTTIIGGTPIYYNNGGYPTSGISEIHTINYYDTYVDTDGLSIPAVVQGQAKATNTKGLATVGKVRVLTTTDWITSITGYDQKGRSIYGASKNNYLNTNDIVETKLDFVGKVEQSKVTHTKGTNAPIITEDSFTYDHMGRLLKQEQTINSGAIEVIAENTYDDLGQLKQKQVGGTLQTVDYAYNIRGWLKQINNPASMGTDLFAFKINYNTMNHGATPLFNGNISETEWRTANTDNSLKWYKYGYDALNRITAATDNTTDQRYRVFGIEYDKNGNIGKLKRNGHRSDNPLAVATTDFGLMDDLVYTYYNGGNKLRIVDDRSTLDRFGFKDDIINGGSDSVPDYVYDANGNMTSDTNKEITTINYNHLNLPTQVSIDGGTISYIYDATGVKQKKTVSTGNTEYAGNYIYENGSLQFFSTPEGYVHVENGNYEYVYQYKDHLGNVRLSYSDANSNRVIETQSEIIEESNFYPFGLEHKGYNNVVNGVENNYYNYNGKELEKDLGINWIDYGWRNYDASLGRWFNIDNLSESMRISSPYNYALNNPVYYVDINGLFADPNDSQNFTDYYRRPDGSVWFDPDVDENTILPKGYTYIGPTYYDEESRIIWGEDGTPMRLNSIPLDEVTVTGKKKSKEQSTTTQDGLIILGDGLSGTSTTAGGGIVTGTDRGSHSIIAGSGDINPLNTILNEIASLFKSNEATMEVPSPEPDVDDTKYNVIIYYEKLKMFRVGMARRKVSTNYQRNDSLGASKVIESAQNGQLGLSGNAEIDSIRVVRPKE from the coding sequence ATGGATTTTAAACATTTAAGCAAAACCCTTACTTTTTTCTTTATTTTATTTTACATATCACAGAGTTTTGCCCAATTTGGTGGTCCCGGAGGAGGAGGGTCAAACTTTAGTCTCACGGGAAGTTCTTCCGTAAATGTCGGAGAGTCCCATCAGTATAATATAACAGGCGATACCTACAATATTTCTAGTGCAAATTTTTTCTCTGATGCAGGAGTTATAACATCTTCAACACCTGTTGATTGTATAGTTAATTTTACAACGGCAGGTTCAGGTTTTGTCTCTTCGGAAGTACAAGATTATTTAGGTTCCTATTATTTGGTTTTAAAAAATGTAACGGTACAAGCAGGGTTAGACCCTGGAAGTATAACAGGAGAAGATACGATTTGTTATTCTGGAGATCCTAACAATTTAGGTAATGTAACTTTAGCTTCGGGAGGTTCAGGTGGTTATGCTTATCAGTGGCAATGGTCATCGAATGGTACTTCAGGTTTTACAAATATCAATGGAGCTACTGGTACTTCTTATAATCCGCCTTCAGGATTAACATCAACACGATATTACCAGAGAAGAGTTGTTTCCGGCAGCATTACTAAATATACAGATGCCGTTAAAATTACGGTTAACGGACTAGTATCATCAGCTATTGGTAATGATAATGACCGGTGTGGTTCAGGGAGTGTAAGTTTAACAGCTTCACCAGGTAATAATGCAAATACAATTCGTTGGTATAGCACCCCTACAGGAGGTGCTCCATTAGCTACGGGATTGACTTTTAATACGCCAAATATAAGTACTACAACAACATATTACGCAGAAAGTTACAACAACATTGCCTATTGTGCCGCACCTACCAGACACGCTATTCAGGCTATTATAAATAATTCAACAACGTACTATGCCGATTCAGATGGAGACGGATACGGGAATGCATCCATTTCACAAATTAGTTGTACACAACCATCAAATTATGTGAATAATAATCTAGACTGTAATGATGCAGATGCAAACATCCATCCTAATACTATTTGGTTTGCCGATAATGATGGAGACGGCTTCGGTAATGCTTCCATTACTCAAACTAGTTGTACACAACCATCAAATTATGTGAATAATAATCTAGATTGTAATGATGGGGATGCAAACATCAATCCTAATACTATTTGGTATGCCGATACCGATGGAGACGGCTTCGGCAATGCTTCAGTTACGCAAACTAGTTGCACACTTCCACCCAATTATGTTGGTAATAATCTAGACTGTAATGATGGGAATTCAAACATTAATCCGAATACTATTTGGTATGCCGATTCAGACGGAGACGGCTTCGGTAATGCTTCCATTACGCAAACTAGTTGTACACAACCATCAAATTATGTGAATAATAATCTAGACTGTAATGATGGGAATTCGAACATCAACCCTAATACTATTTGGTATGCCGATTCAGACGGAGACGGCTTTGGCAATGCTTCCATTACGCAAACTAGTTGTACACAAACATCAAATTATGTGAATAATAATCTAGACTGTAATGATGGGAATTCAAACATTAATCCGAATACTATTTGGTATGCCGATTCAGACGGAGACGGTTTCGGCAATGCTTCCATCACGCAAACTAGTTGTACACCTCCATCAAATTATGTGAATAATAGTCTGGACTGTAATGATGGAAATGCAAACATCAATCCTAATACTATTTGGTATGCCGATACCGATGGAGATGGTTTTGGAAATTCAAACTCCACGACCACTTCATGTACTCAGCCCGCTAGTTATGTGAGCAATGGAAATGACTATGATGACAGTACAACAAACATTACTAACATACAACCTCAATACTTCTATCAAGATGTAGACGGAGATGGTTTTGGCGATCCAGCCAATGGTGTTTACTACAGCGTACAACCTATAGGCTATGTTTTGAATAATACAGATAATTGCCCAGATGAAGCAGGGACTTACAATGGTTGCGATTATACCCCTCCTACATTTAGTAATGAAAATTACGTTTATACTCGCAGCTACCAAAGAGCAATGAGTACCGATACTGAAATTGCTCAGAATAGGGATATCATAGAAAGCATCGCTTATTTTGATGGTTTAGGACGTCCGATGCAGAGTGTAAATATAAAAGTATCGCCGACCAAAAAAGATATCATCACCCATATTGGCTATGATGCCTATGGCCGACAGGTAAAAGACTATTTACCCTACCAAACCACTACAGGTGCAGTAGGCAGTTACCGAACAGATGTAGTCACAGCTACCAATACCTATTACCAAGCCAATTATGGTACAGATTTAAATGCAAGTTATCTAAATCCTTTTTCAGAGAAGGAGTTTGAACCTTCGCCCTTAAATAGAGTCACCAAACAAGCAGCACCAGGATACGATTGGCGCAAAGGAGGTGGTCACGAAATAGAATTTGAGTATCAAACAAATACATTTGATCCAAATAATCCAACCAATTCAAATAATGATAATGTACGCCTTTATGGGGTAACAACTACATTCTCAAACAATACCTATTCACCAACCTTAACAGGAGGCTCTACTGGCTATTACGAAGCAACAGAGTTGTATAAGAATATCACGAAAGATGAAAACCACAGCGGTACTACAAAGAACAATACCACCGAAGAGTTTACTGACAAACAAGGTCGAGTAGTATTAAAGCGCACGTATGCCGATCTCCCAGGCGCGCCACAAGCTGCTCACGATACGTATTATGTGTATGACGACTTTGGAAATCTAACTTATGTCATCCCTCCAAAGGTAAATACGGCAGACGGTATATCAGCAACAGAACTCAACGAGTTATGCTACCAATACAAGTACGATCATCGCAACCGATTAGTGGAAAAGAAAATACCCGGTAAAGGTACAGCAACGAATTGGGAAGAAATACTCTATAACAAACTAGACCAACCTATACTGACCAGAGACCCTAATTTAAAAGCACAAGGTAAATGGCTATTTACAAAATACGATGCCTTTGGAAGAGTAGCTTACACAGGCTTGGTTAGCATACCAGCCAGTACCACAAGAACCACGCTTCAAACTGCAGCCAATGCGATAACAACTCCTAATTGGGTAGTACAAGCAACTTCAACGACAATTATAGGAGGTACTCCAATATATTACAACAATGGAGGATACCCGACAAGTGGTATTAGCGAGATCCATACGATAAACTATTATGATACTTATGTAGACACTGATGGTTTAAGCATACCCGCAGTGGTACAGGGTCAAGCGAAAGCAACTAATACCAAAGGACTAGCTACTGTAGGCAAAGTACGAGTACTGACAACTACTGACTGGATTACTAGCATCACAGGATATGATCAAAAGGGTAGGAGTATCTACGGCGCGAGTAAAAACAATTATCTAAATACTAATGACATTGTAGAAACTAAATTAGACTTTGTTGGTAAAGTAGAACAAAGTAAAGTTACCCACACGAAAGGAACTAATGCCCCAATCATCACTGAAGATAGTTTTACCTATGACCATATGGGCAGACTGCTTAAGCAAGAACAAACAATCAATAGCGGAGCTATAGAAGTTATTGCAGAAAATACTTATGATGATCTTGGGCAGTTAAAACAAAAGCAAGTTGGGGGCACTTTACAAACAGTTGATTATGCCTATAATATACGAGGCTGGTTAAAGCAGATTAATAATCCTGCGAGTATGGGTACTGACTTGTTTGCTTTTAAAATCAATTACAATACCATGAACCATGGAGCAACACCATTATTTAACGGTAATATCTCTGAAACAGAGTGGCGCACAGCGAATACAGACAATAGTTTAAAATGGTACAAATATGGATACGATGCTCTTAATAGAATAACAGCAGCTACAGACAATACGACAGACCAACGTTATAGAGTGTTTGGAATTGAATATGATAAAAATGGAAATATTGGTAAATTAAAACGAAACGGACATAGATCTGATAATCCTTTAGCAGTAGCAACTACAGACTTTGGGCTAATGGATGATTTGGTGTACACCTATTATAATGGTGGTAACAAATTGAGAATTGTAGATGACAGATCAACCCTAGACCGTTTTGGATTTAAGGATGATATCATTAATGGAGGATCTGATTCTGTACCAGATTATGTGTATGATGCTAATGGGAACATGACGAGTGACACCAACAAAGAAATCACTACAATCAACTACAACCACTTAAATTTACCTACACAAGTGAGTATAGATGGTGGAACAATTTCGTATATTTACGATGCAACGGGAGTAAAACAAAAGAAAACAGTGAGTACAGGTAATACGGAATATGCAGGCAACTATATCTATGAGAACGGTAGTTTGCAGTTCTTTAGTACGCCAGAAGGGTATGTACATGTGGAGAACGGAAACTACGAATATGTATATCAATATAAAGACCATTTGGGGAACGTTAGACTATCATACTCGGATGCTAATAGTAATAGGGTTATAGAAACACAATCCGAGATCATAGAAGAGAGTAATTTTTATCCCTTTGGACTTGAACATAAAGGGTATAATAATGTTGTGAATGGTGTGGAAAATAACTACTATAATTACAATGGTAAAGAGCTTGAAAAAGATTTAGGTATTAATTGGATTGATTACGGATGGAGAAATTATGATGCAAGTTTAGGGCGTTGGTTCAATATAGATAATTTATCGGAGTCAATGAGAATTAGCTCTCCATACAACTATGCTCTTAACAATCCAGTATATTATGTAGATATCAATGGTTTATTTGCAGACCCTAATGATTCTCAAAATTTTACGGATTATTATAGACGTCCTGATGGCTCAGTTTGGTTTGACCCTGATGTTGATGAAAATACAATTTTGCCAAAAGGATATACTTATATTGGACCAACGTATTATGATGAAGAGTCAAGAATAATTTGGGGAGAAGATGGTACTCCAATGAGACTAAATTCTATTCCTTTGGATGAAGTTACCGTAACAGGTAAAAAGAAATCTAAAGAACAATCTACCACGACACAGGATGGTCTAATTATCTTGGGAGATGGTTTATCAGGAACTAGTACAACTGCTGGTGGTGGTATTGTTACCGGTACGGACAGAGGGTCTCACAGTATAATTGCAGGTTCTGGGGATATTAATCCACTTAATACTATTCTAAATGAAATAGCTTCATTATTTAAATCTAACGAAGCAACAATGGAAGTTCCGAGTCCAGAACCTGATGTTGATGATACCAAATATAATGTTATCATTTATTATGAAAAATTAAAAATGTTTAGAGTCGGTATGGCAAGACGCAAGGTATCAACCAATTATCAAAGGAATGATTCACTTGGAGCAAGTAAGGTAATAGAATCTGCACAAAATGGGCAGTTAGGTTTAAGTGGTAATGCTGAAATAGATAGTATTAGAGTTGTAAGACCAAAAGAATAA